One segment of Paenibacillus rhizovicinus DNA contains the following:
- a CDS encoding spore germination protein → MLNRIKTVFAEARDLTMSRLQNDTLIIEVAYLASLCDESKVGDFINAPFSKQEVPFADLVKRNPSFIRLDDPAKWAETMLHGFALLQLNGLVYKLDVARIIRNENPQTLVETVIMGPQIALSEDLIDSINIIRSRYPSEELAIEERTVGVISKTRMTLLFDKHRVDATVLDHIRAKLEHLSDPTYTATGELVRSLGDRYRLFPSMMMTERPDRVCTAIEDGKVILLLQGSMFAIILPATFFDFLHAVDDEYDSYWMTRIMIVLRYMAVVLTITLPALYIAIMSYNPELFRVQLTLSIAGSRTAVPYPSFVEVFIMLFMIESLIEASVRLPKYIGSTATTVGGLILGQAAQQAGLVSSIMIIVTSVVAISNFVIPVNNMSTAVRFLKYPLLVPAIFFGISGVTLGLVCYLIYLADLRSFGKPYFRLFGKQRSLSTDIGQVSQE, encoded by the coding sequence TTGCTGAACCGGATTAAGACGGTATTTGCCGAAGCGCGGGACTTAACCATGAGCCGCCTGCAGAACGATACGCTCATTATCGAAGTGGCCTATCTTGCCTCCCTATGCGACGAGAGCAAAGTCGGCGACTTTATCAACGCTCCGTTCTCGAAGCAGGAAGTTCCTTTCGCGGACCTCGTGAAACGCAACCCGTCCTTCATCAGGCTCGACGATCCGGCCAAATGGGCGGAGACGATGCTCCACGGATTCGCGCTCTTGCAGTTGAACGGCCTCGTCTACAAGCTCGACGTCGCGCGCATCATCCGCAACGAGAACCCGCAGACGCTGGTGGAAACCGTCATTATGGGCCCTCAGATCGCGCTGAGCGAAGACTTGATCGACTCCATTAACATTATCCGCAGCCGTTATCCGAGCGAGGAGCTGGCCATCGAGGAACGGACCGTCGGTGTCATTTCCAAAACACGCATGACGCTGTTGTTCGATAAGCACCGGGTCGACGCTACCGTGCTTGACCACATCCGGGCCAAGCTGGAGCACCTGTCGGATCCCACCTATACGGCTACCGGCGAATTGGTCCGCTCGTTAGGCGACCGTTACCGCTTGTTCCCGTCCATGATGATGACGGAAAGGCCGGACCGGGTTTGCACCGCGATCGAAGACGGCAAAGTGATTTTGCTGCTGCAAGGCTCGATGTTCGCGATTATCCTGCCGGCCACTTTCTTCGATTTCCTGCACGCGGTGGACGATGAATACGATTCCTACTGGATGACGCGCATCATGATCGTACTGCGTTATATGGCCGTCGTATTGACGATTACGCTTCCGGCGTTATATATCGCCATCATGTCTTACAATCCGGAATTGTTCCGCGTGCAGCTGACACTCTCGATCGCCGGCAGTCGCACCGCGGTTCCCTATCCTTCATTCGTCGAGGTATTCATTATGCTGTTCATGATCGAATCGCTCATCGAGGCCAGCGTCCGCCTGCCCAAATATATCGGCTCCACGGCTACGACGGTCGGCGGTTTGATCTTGGGCCAAGCGGCGCAGCAAGCCGGACTTGTCAGCAGCATCATGATTATCGTCACGTCGGTCGTGGCGATCTCCAATTTCGTCATTCCGGTCAACAATATGTCAACGGCCGTTCGGTTCCTCAAGTATCCGCTGCTCGTGCCCGCGATTTTCTTCGGCATATCCGGGGTTACGCTGGGGCTCGTTTGCTACCTCATTTATTTGGCCGACCTGCGAAGCTTCGGGAAACCGTATTTCCGTCTTTTCGGCAAACAGCGTTCGCTTTCAACCGACATTGGGCAGGTGAGCCAGGAATGA
- a CDS encoding GerAB/ArcD/ProY family transporter encodes MNRYFYYNVLLLGLINLALFVPHTLIQYRYTGALMSMACAAVSGTVLAILFTHVMKTFPGKGIPEILSLYIPKYASIPFLLVWALTWLSASSLSLNTFSVLINRFFNPDTSSMIVLIVMCLTCMYGATRSLLTIIFVLEIGLIFSAPIILFVFFKAIHNKNMEWDAIRTVIQYWKQMPRIKPFAAASFAFTGYINFFMMNRLLSPNFRLRFRWLIPVICSLALLISFFVPIGIHGTEESANYLYIWSVTSDTLIMTYGFIERVIFVFLLMYLVMTLIFASIGWLMAMEMVKSCLPKAKPDIDPSRTPRSNWIIVSFFAAMTVAYANWISEKENFEITTYWIVIRSGVEIFSVLFLFVLSLFAPKAGKPKAGKKLEQ; translated from the coding sequence ATGAACCGTTATTTCTATTACAACGTTCTTCTTCTCGGCCTGATCAACTTGGCGCTGTTCGTCCCGCATACCCTGATCCAATACCGGTATACCGGCGCCCTCATGTCGATGGCATGCGCCGCGGTGTCAGGCACCGTGCTCGCGATCCTGTTTACGCATGTCATGAAAACTTTTCCCGGAAAGGGCATACCCGAGATTCTCTCCTTGTACATTCCGAAATACGCGAGCATTCCGTTCCTGCTCGTCTGGGCACTCACGTGGTTATCGGCATCTTCGCTGTCGTTGAATACGTTTTCCGTGTTGATCAATCGCTTCTTCAACCCCGACACGAGCTCGATGATCGTGCTAATCGTCATGTGCCTGACCTGCATGTACGGGGCGACGCGATCTTTGCTGACGATCATATTCGTCCTTGAAATCGGATTGATCTTCAGCGCGCCGATCATCTTATTCGTCTTCTTCAAGGCGATCCATAACAAAAACATGGAATGGGATGCCATAAGGACGGTCATCCAGTATTGGAAACAGATGCCGCGGATCAAGCCGTTCGCCGCAGCCTCTTTCGCGTTCACGGGCTACATCAATTTCTTCATGATGAACAGGCTGCTCTCGCCGAATTTCCGCCTTCGGTTCCGCTGGCTGATCCCGGTTATCTGCAGCCTGGCGCTGCTGATTTCGTTCTTCGTGCCGATCGGCATTCACGGAACGGAAGAATCGGCCAATTACCTCTATATTTGGAGCGTCACGTCGGACACGCTGATCATGACTTACGGATTCATCGAGCGGGTTATTTTCGTCTTCCTGCTCATGTACTTGGTGATGACACTCATTTTCGCGTCAATCGGCTGGCTGATGGCGATGGAGATGGTCAAGAGCTGCCTGCCGAAAGCCAAACCCGACATCGATCCATCCCGCACGCCGCGTTCGAACTGGATCATCGTCAGCTTCTTCGCAGCAATGACGGTGGCCTACGCCAACTGGATCAGCGAGAAGGAGAATTTCGAAATCACCACCTACTGGATCGTCATACGGTCCGGCGTGGAAATCTTCTCCGTCCTCTTCTTGTTCGTACTGAGTCTGTTCGCGCCGAAGGCCGGAAAGCCGAAGGCCGGAAAGAAGCTGGAACAATGA
- a CDS encoding Ger(x)C family spore germination protein — protein sequence MKALRFALLAVSLLLIPIATGACGFKDIDKRFFVVSMGIDPADKGAKGFKITLRLAVPSPKNEPGSSMSKIVSIQAESIAEGVRLLKAHVDKELDFGHCKLFLLGKGIVEKDYKPTLNWLSRRRDVQSIAFMAVGQPDAQSILQIEPTTERYPGNTLFLMFGNDATQSSYLSSVFLFDFIRRFEEKGINPVLPVIRGEKNGYAITQLGLFDDTKLLVTLNPGETETFNQIKNQNRKSTVSMKMNGIPLVINVDHIDSHFKLSKVNNEYVLKQTLKVSGLFEEAPLGIYNEDWKKLEALFNKQISGEIEKLLKKFQQAGVDPMGFGLRYRATHAGSPQTYKDWLKIYPNLKFDVKVQTKIDGVGLVK from the coding sequence ATGAAAGCGCTGCGGTTCGCTTTGCTCGCTGTGTCGCTGCTGTTGATTCCGATCGCAACAGGTGCCTGCGGATTCAAGGATATCGATAAACGGTTCTTCGTCGTCTCCATGGGGATCGATCCCGCCGATAAAGGAGCGAAGGGGTTCAAAATAACGCTGCGCCTCGCCGTGCCGTCCCCGAAGAACGAACCGGGCTCGAGCATGAGCAAAATCGTCTCCATCCAAGCGGAATCGATTGCCGAAGGCGTTCGGCTGCTGAAGGCCCATGTGGATAAAGAGCTGGATTTCGGACACTGCAAACTGTTTCTGCTCGGCAAGGGAATCGTCGAAAAGGATTATAAACCTACGCTTAACTGGCTCTCCCGACGGCGGGATGTCCAAAGTATCGCTTTCATGGCCGTTGGCCAGCCGGACGCCCAATCGATCCTCCAGATCGAACCGACGACCGAGCGCTATCCCGGCAACACGCTCTTCCTGATGTTCGGGAACGATGCCACGCAGTCTTCTTACTTGAGCTCTGTCTTTCTGTTCGATTTCATCCGCCGGTTCGAGGAGAAGGGCATCAATCCGGTCCTTCCCGTTATTAGGGGCGAGAAGAACGGATATGCAATTACCCAGCTCGGGCTTTTCGACGACACGAAGCTCTTGGTCACGTTGAATCCGGGCGAAACGGAAACCTTCAATCAGATTAAGAACCAGAATAGAAAGTCGACGGTATCAATGAAGATGAACGGCATCCCGCTGGTCATTAACGTCGACCACATCGACTCGCATTTCAAGCTTTCCAAAGTGAATAATGAGTACGTGCTCAAGCAGACGCTCAAAGTGAGCGGTCTCTTCGAAGAGGCGCCGCTCGGCATCTATAATGAAGATTGGAAGAAGCTGGAGGCCCTGTTCAACAAGCAGATCAGCGGGGAAATCGAGAAGCTGCTCAAGAAATTCCAGCAGGCGGGCGTCGATCCGATGGGCTTCGGCTTGCGTTACCGGGCAACGCATGCGGGCAGCCCGCAAACGTATAAGGATTGGCTCAAAATTTATCCGAACCTGAAATTCGACGTCAAGGTCCAGACGAAGATCGACGGGGTTGGACTCGTCAAATAG
- the fni gene encoding type 2 isopentenyl-diphosphate Delta-isomerase, whose translation MTDRLDAEHAATAKRKGEHIRICLQEQVQNTGAGTGFDGYRFRHQALPEISFQEIDLSASFLGKRLSAPLLISSMTGGTEETALINERLAEAAEARGWAMGLGSMRAAIENEALAATFQIRKLAPSVPIIANLGAVQLNYGYGVDQCRKAVELAEADGLVLHLNSLQEVFQPEGDTDFRGLLHRISEVCRRLDVPVGVKEVGWGIDAETAAVLLEAGVAFIDVAGAGGTSWSQVEKYRARDELLADAAAAFADWGTPTAACVRDIRAALPEAEVIASGGLANGVDAAKAIALGADLAAYGRSLLAGAADPKSGSADELMQQMARIEFELRAAMFGIGAATIGGLRATDRLIQL comes from the coding sequence ATGACGGACAGATTGGATGCGGAGCATGCCGCTACCGCTAAGAGGAAGGGCGAGCATATTCGCATATGCCTGCAGGAGCAGGTACAGAACACGGGAGCCGGGACGGGCTTCGACGGATATCGGTTCCGTCACCAGGCACTCCCGGAAATTTCGTTTCAAGAGATCGACCTCTCGGCTTCGTTCTTGGGCAAGCGGTTATCGGCACCGCTGCTCATCAGCTCGATGACCGGCGGCACGGAAGAAACCGCCTTAATTAACGAGCGGCTTGCCGAAGCGGCCGAGGCGCGAGGCTGGGCGATGGGACTCGGCTCCATGCGGGCGGCGATCGAGAACGAAGCGCTCGCCGCTACGTTCCAAATCAGGAAGCTCGCTCCGAGCGTTCCGATTATCGCCAATTTAGGCGCCGTGCAGCTGAACTACGGCTACGGCGTCGACCAGTGCCGGAAAGCGGTGGAACTGGCGGAAGCGGATGGCCTCGTGCTGCATCTGAACAGCTTGCAGGAGGTGTTCCAGCCGGAAGGCGACACGGATTTCCGGGGTCTGCTGCATCGCATCAGCGAAGTTTGCCGCCGCCTGGACGTGCCTGTCGGCGTTAAGGAAGTCGGCTGGGGCATCGATGCCGAAACGGCCGCCGTTCTCCTCGAAGCCGGCGTCGCTTTCATCGACGTCGCCGGAGCGGGCGGAACGTCGTGGAGCCAGGTCGAGAAGTACCGGGCGCGCGATGAACTGCTCGCCGACGCCGCCGCGGCGTTCGCCGACTGGGGGACGCCGACGGCCGCCTGCGTGCGCGACATCCGCGCCGCGCTGCCGGAAGCGGAGGTCATCGCAAGCGGCGGACTGGCAAATGGCGTCGATGCCGCGAAAGCCATCGCGCTCGGCGCCGATCTCGCCGCATACGGACGCTCGCTGCTCGCAGGAGCAGCCGACCCGAAATCCGGCAGCGCCGATGAACTGATGCAGCAGATGGCGCGCATCGAATTCGAGCTGCGCGCCGCCATGTTCGGCATCGGCGCGGCCACGATCGGCGGGCTGCGAGCAACCGACCGGCTGATACAGCTATAA